In Pedobacter heparinus DSM 2366, the following are encoded in one genomic region:
- a CDS encoding glycoside hydrolase family 43 protein yields the protein MLICTLLSASGIAQERRVITVADPTIFYHEHTYYLYGTADNEAQKGFKVYISKDKKSWKDGGTVLKKEDVFGTSGFWAPQIFKYQDKFYLAYVADERIAIAESDGPKGPFTQKVKKAIDAPVRIIDPFIFFDSGKIYLYHVRLDKGNRIYVTEMNSDLLSIKEETSTECIHASENWENTSGASWTVTEGPSVLKRGNVYYMFYSANDFRNPDYAVGYATSDSPYGPWVKYKGNPILSKLQTNENGSGHGDFFEDEKGKFNYVFHTHESNNKPNGKRRTAIILMKFLEGKHKTEKLYTYKGTFRFLTQQ from the coding sequence TTGCTGATTTGCACACTGTTGTCTGCAAGTGGTATTGCTCAGGAAAGAAGGGTAATTACCGTTGCAGATCCAACTATTTTCTACCATGAACATACTTACTACCTGTATGGAACTGCAGATAACGAGGCGCAAAAAGGGTTTAAGGTATACATTTCAAAAGATAAGAAAAGTTGGAAAGATGGGGGGACAGTGCTAAAAAAAGAAGATGTGTTTGGCACATCTGGCTTCTGGGCACCACAAATTTTTAAGTATCAAGACAAATTTTACCTGGCTTATGTTGCCGATGAACGAATTGCTATTGCCGAAAGCGACGGACCAAAGGGCCCCTTCACTCAAAAAGTGAAGAAAGCAATTGACGCTCCTGTCAGAATTATCGATCCTTTTATATTTTTTGACTCTGGTAAAATTTATTTGTATCATGTTCGGCTCGACAAGGGCAACCGCATTTATGTTACTGAAATGAATAGCGATCTCTTATCTATTAAGGAAGAGACAAGCACAGAATGCATACATGCCAGCGAGAATTGGGAAAATACAAGTGGAGCAAGCTGGACTGTAACCGAGGGGCCGTCTGTTTTAAAAAGGGGGAATGTTTATTATATGTTTTATTCAGCAAATGATTTTCGTAACCCGGATTATGCTGTTGGTTATGCAACCAGCGACAGTCCTTATGGGCCTTGGGTTAAATATAAAGGAAACCCCATTTTAAGCAAGCTTCAAACCAATGAGAATGGCTCTGGCCATGGAGATTTTTTTGAAGATGAGAAAGGAAAGTTTAATTATGTTTTCCATACTCACGAATCCAATAATAAGCCCAACGGAAAAAGAAGAACAGCTATAATTTTGATGAAATTTTTGGAAGGAAAGCACAAAACGGAAAAATTGTACACCTATAAGGGGACATTCCGTTTTTTAACTCAGCAATAG
- a CDS encoding DUF5000 domain-containing lipoprotein produces MKKLYFITSVLIASLLYGCAKEEREDHIDPNAPAPAQISNVTVKAQPGGAKLSYKIPQDANLAYVKAVYEIQSGVFREAKSSIYADTLALVGFGDTREHEVKVYSVGKNEKESAPVLVKVIPQTPPVQSVFSTLDLVSTFGGVTVSFDNLTKANLAIEVMVDTTGQNTWAPVSTYYTAAVKGKFSARGMKSEEKKFAVYLRDRWNNKSDTLTKMLSPKYETQIPKTGWVSMQMKLDSWQPVNSGYSVSKIWDGKWAVLTGDSFASPNGSPLPSWFSIDLGKKVLLSRFKEHQAPTSHLYTGSAVKKFELWGSNAPSQDGSFDGWVLLGAFESFRPSGLPLGTPATAEDKNYGNFLGEDFMFEETPPAVRYLRWKTIETYSSTGQIVIAELTLFGEIQP; encoded by the coding sequence ATGAAGAAACTATATTTTATCACATCAGTTTTAATTGCCTCTTTATTGTACGGCTGTGCAAAAGAGGAAAGAGAAGACCATATAGACCCCAATGCACCTGCGCCTGCTCAAATCAGTAATGTTACGGTAAAGGCCCAGCCTGGAGGGGCAAAGCTTTCCTATAAGATTCCCCAGGATGCTAATCTGGCGTATGTAAAGGCAGTATATGAAATACAGTCCGGTGTTTTCAGGGAAGCAAAATCGTCTATATATGCAGATACACTAGCTTTGGTTGGTTTCGGTGATACCAGGGAACATGAAGTAAAAGTATATAGTGTTGGGAAAAATGAAAAAGAATCGGCACCTGTACTGGTCAAAGTTATACCTCAAACCCCGCCCGTACAGTCTGTATTTTCAACGCTGGACCTGGTTTCTACCTTTGGCGGTGTAACGGTAAGTTTTGATAACCTGACAAAAGCCAATCTGGCTATAGAAGTAATGGTAGATACGACCGGACAAAATACCTGGGCCCCGGTAAGTACCTATTATACCGCTGCAGTAAAAGGAAAATTCTCGGCCAGGGGAATGAAAAGCGAGGAGAAAAAATTTGCCGTATATCTGCGTGATCGCTGGAACAACAAATCGGATACCCTGACAAAAATGCTGAGCCCTAAATATGAAACACAAATACCAAAAACAGGCTGGGTGTCTATGCAAATGAAATTAGACTCCTGGCAACCGGTAAACTCCGGTTACAGTGTGTCCAAAATATGGGATGGCAAATGGGCGGTGCTAACCGGCGATAGCTTTGCTTCGCCAAATGGTTCCCCGCTACCTTCCTGGTTTAGTATAGACTTGGGCAAGAAGGTACTGCTCAGCAGGTTTAAGGAACATCAGGCACCTACTTCACATTTATATACAGGTTCGGCTGTAAAGAAGTTTGAACTGTGGGGTTCAAATGCACCAAGTCAGGATGGTAGCTTTGATGGCTGGGTGTTATTGGGCGCATTTGAATCTTTTAGACCTTCAGGATTGCCGTTGGGAACACCGGCTACAGCTGAGGATAAAAACTATGGTAACTTTCTGGGTGAGGACTTTATGTTTGAAGAAACACCGCCCGCTGTACGTTACCTGCGCTGGAAAACCATAGAAACCTATAGCAGTACCGGACAGATCGTTATCGCCGAACTTACCTTATTTGGCGAGATACAACCTTAA
- a CDS encoding DUF4998 domain-containing protein, producing the protein MKKIYRYTVMLALAVCVLGSCKKMDEVYKDFIVPGGLTYAGRVTSPVIQSGRQRIKISWLRGADPNVNLARIFWNNYKDSVNVPIPATGDTISVIIGNLEEKPYTFVARTYDNKGNKSVPVELLAESFGDKYQSFLVTRPVVQSENSGTVLTINWSNANKSGGAYVTEVEYTNTANVTAVKRFSVDELSSVISDYKPGTTYRYRTEYRPGASIDPFYTGYTTQIVAFKIPKAGLVVTADSFAATSQLANGGGPPGYAFDDDLNTFWHTHHTPAPVPTFPHWLMVDLKKNYNITRVELVCRAGATGVTNSFTIFTLQGSLNGTTWTDYESYTLVQKDQAQSFALKSIPKMRYFRIYATAGGAVHTSLAEFTVFGYE; encoded by the coding sequence ATGAAGAAAATATATCGTTATACCGTAATGCTTGCCCTTGCTGTTTGTGTGCTGGGTAGTTGCAAAAAGATGGACGAGGTTTATAAAGATTTCATCGTTCCGGGTGGGCTCACTTATGCAGGCCGGGTAACCAGTCCTGTAATCCAGTCTGGCCGTCAAAGAATTAAAATTTCCTGGTTAAGAGGTGCAGATCCCAATGTAAACCTGGCCAGGATTTTCTGGAACAATTATAAAGATTCGGTGAATGTGCCCATTCCGGCAACAGGGGATACCATTAGTGTCATCATCGGTAACCTGGAAGAAAAGCCCTATACTTTTGTGGCGCGAACTTATGACAATAAAGGCAACAAATCTGTACCTGTAGAGTTGTTGGCCGAAAGCTTTGGCGACAAATATCAGTCTTTTTTGGTTACCCGACCGGTGGTTCAGAGTGAAAATTCGGGTACGGTACTAACCATTAACTGGAGCAATGCCAACAAAAGTGGCGGGGCTTATGTAACCGAGGTAGAGTATACCAATACAGCCAATGTAACAGCCGTTAAGCGTTTCAGTGTAGATGAACTGTCTTCAGTAATTTCAGATTATAAGCCAGGTACCACTTACAGGTACAGAACTGAATACCGTCCGGGTGCCAGTATAGATCCTTTTTATACAGGTTATACCACGCAGATTGTTGCTTTTAAAATACCGAAAGCAGGACTTGTGGTTACGGCCGATTCTTTTGCGGCCACATCTCAGCTCGCTAATGGCGGCGGCCCTCCGGGATATGCCTTTGATGATGATCTGAATACCTTCTGGCATACCCACCATACACCGGCACCGGTTCCCACCTTTCCACATTGGCTGATGGTTGACCTGAAGAAAAACTACAACATCACCAGGGTTGAGCTGGTGTGCAGGGCAGGTGCTACAGGAGTAACCAATAGCTTTACCATATTTACCCTGCAGGGAAGCCTGAACGGTACAACCTGGACGGATTATGAATCGTATACCCTGGTGCAGAAAGACCAGGCTCAAAGCTTTGCGCTTAAGAGCATACCAAAAATGCGCTATTTCAGGATTTATGCAACAGCAGGAGGCGCGGTACATACCAGTTTGGCAGAGTTTACCGTATTCGGATATGAATAA
- a CDS encoding RagB/SusD family nutrient uptake outer membrane protein: protein MMKKYITKGLLVILVLATLSSCKKYLDVVPDNVATIENAFTMRSQAQKFLFTCYSYMPKEGDLTDDPGILSGDEIWDVPTKGAYFFIARGFQKTISPYGDRWTNLYRALRDCNIFLENVGKVPDLNEEERARWIAEVKFLKAYYHFYLVRMYGPIPLIKTNLSIDAEANVTRVTRDPVDSCFSYIKQLLDEASPSLPPIVLNPTTEAGRITQPIALALKAKVLVTAASPLFNGNTDQSTLKNPDGTQLFNPTYSKAKWDTAAVACKKAIELCHSVGMKLYVYNPDFQQFNLTSTIKTQMNIRNSFAEKWNSEIIWANTQTLVANATLQVLAATWWDPLLLDNSAIRGEFSPPLKIVEQFYTKNGVPITEDKTWDYNGRYGLRTAVESEKLYIKKDFETAKLNFDREPRFYADLGFDGGIWYGQGKYDDSQDLFYLQAKFKQRNGVGKPNYGTVTGYYVKKYVHFQNVMVAASYSTNPFPWPVIRLSDLYLLYSEALNESLAAPDAEVYKYINLIRARAGLNSVESSWTNFSSNPSKYTNKDGMREIIHQERKIEFVFESQRLWDLRRWKEAAKELNQPITTWDLGQETSAGYYRPVILFNQTFGSKDYFWPISEANITANRNIVQNLGW from the coding sequence ATGATGAAAAAATATATAACCAAAGGCCTGCTTGTTATCCTTGTTTTAGCAACGCTAAGTTCCTGTAAAAAGTACCTGGATGTTGTTCCTGATAATGTGGCTACCATAGAAAATGCCTTCACCATGCGCAGTCAGGCGCAAAAATTCTTGTTTACCTGTTATTCTTATATGCCTAAAGAAGGTGACCTTACCGATGATCCGGGGATTCTTTCCGGTGATGAGATATGGGATGTTCCTACCAAAGGTGCTTACTTTTTTATCGCCAGAGGCTTTCAAAAAACGATCAGCCCCTATGGCGACAGGTGGACCAATCTTTACCGTGCATTGCGCGACTGTAATATTTTTCTTGAAAATGTAGGAAAAGTACCAGACCTGAATGAAGAAGAAAGGGCACGCTGGATTGCAGAGGTGAAATTTTTAAAAGCCTATTACCATTTTTATCTGGTACGCATGTATGGGCCAATCCCATTGATAAAAACCAATTTGTCTATTGATGCAGAAGCAAATGTAACCAGGGTTACAAGAGATCCGGTTGATTCCTGCTTCAGCTATATCAAGCAACTGCTTGATGAAGCCAGTCCCTCACTTCCGCCAATTGTACTGAATCCTACCACCGAGGCCGGACGAATTACCCAGCCCATTGCACTGGCGCTTAAAGCCAAGGTGCTGGTAACAGCTGCAAGTCCGCTTTTTAACGGAAATACTGATCAGTCGACCCTTAAAAACCCTGATGGTACCCAGCTCTTTAACCCTACCTATTCAAAAGCCAAATGGGACACTGCAGCGGTGGCCTGTAAAAAGGCCATAGAACTGTGCCATTCAGTAGGAATGAAGTTGTATGTATATAATCCAGATTTTCAGCAGTTTAACCTTACCAGTACCATTAAAACGCAAATGAACATCAGGAACAGTTTTGCCGAGAAATGGAACAGCGAGATCATCTGGGCAAACACGCAAACCCTGGTGGCAAATGCAACACTGCAGGTTCTGGCTGCCACCTGGTGGGACCCACTATTGCTTGACAATTCTGCTATCCGCGGTGAATTCTCTCCGCCTTTAAAAATTGTAGAGCAGTTTTACACCAAAAATGGGGTACCGATTACCGAAGATAAAACATGGGATTACAATGGCAGGTATGGTTTACGTACTGCGGTTGAAAGCGAAAAGCTGTACATCAAAAAAGACTTTGAGACGGCAAAACTGAATTTCGACAGGGAGCCAAGATTTTATGCCGATCTGGGCTTTGATGGGGGTATTTGGTATGGTCAGGGAAAATATGACGACAGCCAGGACCTGTTTTATCTGCAGGCTAAATTTAAGCAAAGAAATGGAGTAGGTAAACCTAATTATGGTACAGTAACAGGATATTACGTAAAAAAATATGTGCATTTCCAAAATGTGATGGTCGCCGCATCCTATTCTACAAATCCATTTCCATGGCCGGTAATCCGTTTGTCCGATCTATACTTGCTGTATTCAGAAGCTTTGAACGAATCGTTGGCAGCACCTGATGCCGAAGTGTACAAATACATTAACCTGATCCGTGCGCGTGCAGGTTTGAACAGTGTCGAATCATCATGGACCAATTTTTCCAGTAATCCTTCAAAATATACCAATAAAGACGGCATGCGAGAAATCATTCATCAGGAAAGGAAAATAGAGTTTGTATTTGAGTCTCAAAGGCTTTGGGATTTGCGCCGCTGGAAAGAGGCAGCTAAAGAGCTGAACCAACCGATTACCACCTGGGACCTGGGGCAGGAAACATCGGCCGGATATTACAGACCGGTGATCCTGTTTAACCAGACATTCGGTTCAAAGGATTATTTCTGGCCAATTAGTGAAGCCAACATTACTGCCAACAGAAACATCGTCCAGAATTTAGGCTGGTAA